A part of Agromyces protaetiae genomic DNA contains:
- a CDS encoding cysteine desulfurase family protein, which produces MAYLDHAATTPMRPEAIDAFTAALAITGNPASIHSAGQAAKRLLEESREQVAATLGADAIEVVFTGSGTESVNLAIKGLYWQRQADVPRPRILYPGGEHHATIDTVEWLAQREGAELVELPVDAVGRVRLDALAAELAEHAASVALVTMLWASNEVGTIQPVREVAALAARAGVPLHVDAIAAYGQVPIDVRAIRRETDAPAGAGLVALSVSAHKLGGPAGIGALVLDRTAKIEPLLHGGGQQRRIRSGTQDVAAAAAFAAAATSVSARLDDDALRMSRLRDRIIAGVAELVPDARLSGDPSPDGRLPANVHFSFPGCEGDSLLFLLDASGVNVSTGSACQAGVPEPSHVLMAMGRSEADARGALRLTLGHVSTDADVDAFLAALPEAYARASRAGLAARSTSFDR; this is translated from the coding sequence ATGGCGTACCTCGACCACGCCGCCACGACCCCGATGCGCCCCGAGGCGATCGATGCGTTCACCGCGGCCCTCGCGATCACGGGCAACCCCGCGTCGATCCACAGCGCCGGCCAGGCCGCGAAACGGCTGCTCGAGGAGTCGCGCGAACAGGTCGCCGCGACGCTCGGCGCCGACGCCATCGAGGTCGTCTTCACGGGCAGCGGCACCGAGTCGGTGAACCTCGCGATCAAGGGGCTGTACTGGCAGCGGCAGGCGGATGTCCCGCGCCCGCGCATCCTCTATCCGGGCGGCGAGCACCACGCGACGATCGACACCGTCGAGTGGCTCGCGCAGCGCGAGGGCGCCGAACTCGTCGAGCTTCCGGTCGACGCGGTCGGCAGGGTGCGCCTCGACGCCCTCGCGGCCGAATTGGCCGAGCACGCGGCATCCGTCGCCCTCGTCACGATGCTGTGGGCCTCGAACGAAGTGGGCACGATCCAGCCCGTCCGCGAGGTCGCGGCGCTCGCGGCGCGCGCGGGCGTGCCGCTCCACGTCGACGCGATCGCCGCCTACGGGCAGGTGCCGATCGATGTACGTGCGATCCGGCGCGAGACCGACGCCCCGGCCGGTGCCGGCCTCGTCGCGCTGAGCGTGTCGGCGCACAAGCTCGGCGGGCCCGCGGGCATCGGCGCGCTCGTCCTCGATCGCACGGCGAAGATCGAGCCGCTGCTGCACGGCGGCGGCCAGCAGCGACGCATCCGTTCGGGCACGCAAGACGTGGCGGCCGCGGCGGCATTCGCGGCTGCCGCGACGTCGGTCTCGGCACGCCTCGACGACGATGCGCTTCGGATGTCTCGCTTGCGCGACCGCATCATCGCAGGCGTCGCCGAGCTCGTGCCCGACGCGCGGCTCTCGGGAGACCCGTCGCCCGATGGGCGTCTGCCCGCGAACGTGCACTTCTCGTTCCCCGGCTGCGAGGGCGACTCGCTGCTCTTCCTCTTGGATGCCTCGGGCGTCAACGTCTCCACGGGGTCGGCGTGCCAGGCGGGCGTTCCCGAGCCCTCGCACGTGCTCATGGCCATGGGCCGGAGCGAAGCCGACGCGCGCGGCGCCCTCCGCCTCACCCTGGGGCATGTCTCGACCGATGCCGACGTCGACGCGTTCCTCGCAGCGCTGCCCGAGGCGTACGCGCGCGCGTCGCGTGCCGGCCTCGCCGCCCGATCGACCTCCTTCGACCGCTGA
- the mnmA gene encoding tRNA 2-thiouridine(34) synthase MnmA, giving the protein MRVLAAMSGGVDSAVAAARAVEAGHDVVGVHLALSRMPGTLRTGSRGCCTIEDSMDAQRAANVLGIPYYVWDFSERFKADVVDDFIAEYAAGRTPNPCMRCNERVKFAALLEKALALGFDAVATGHYAKVLPDASGRLELHRASAEAKDQSYVLGVLTAEQLAHAYFPLGDTPSKELVRQEAERRGLSVARKPDSYDICFIPDGDTKGWLADKVGEMPGDIVDRSGAVVGSHQGAHAYTVGQRRGLHLGVPAADGKPRFVLEVRPKQNTVVVGPKEALAVGLIAGSRFSWAGADPEASGLIASPGDEFACEVQIRAHADPVPAVAHIGAHDETGEPELVVVPDAPLDGVAPGQTAVVYVGTRVLGQCTIDRTVSAVPVGV; this is encoded by the coding sequence ATGCGAGTGCTTGCGGCGATGTCAGGCGGCGTCGACAGCGCCGTCGCGGCGGCGCGCGCCGTCGAGGCGGGCCATGACGTCGTGGGGGTCCACCTGGCCCTCAGCCGGATGCCCGGCACCCTCCGGACCGGCAGCCGCGGCTGCTGCACGATCGAGGACTCGATGGACGCGCAGCGCGCCGCGAACGTGCTCGGCATCCCGTACTACGTGTGGGACTTCTCCGAGCGCTTCAAGGCCGACGTCGTCGACGACTTCATCGCCGAGTACGCGGCCGGCCGCACGCCGAACCCCTGCATGCGCTGCAACGAGCGCGTCAAGTTCGCCGCCCTCCTCGAGAAGGCGCTCGCGCTGGGCTTCGACGCCGTCGCCACCGGTCACTACGCGAAGGTGCTTCCGGATGCCTCGGGGCGGCTCGAACTCCATCGTGCATCGGCCGAGGCGAAGGACCAGAGCTACGTGCTCGGCGTCCTGACCGCAGAGCAGCTCGCGCACGCCTACTTCCCGCTCGGCGACACGCCCTCGAAAGAACTCGTGCGCCAGGAGGCCGAGCGTCGCGGGCTCTCGGTCGCGCGCAAGCCCGACTCGTACGACATCTGCTTCATCCCCGACGGCGACACCAAGGGCTGGCTCGCCGACAAGGTCGGCGAGATGCCCGGCGACATCGTCGACCGGTCGGGCGCCGTCGTCGGCAGCCACCAGGGTGCGCACGCCTACACGGTCGGCCAGCGCCGCGGCCTGCACCTCGGCGTCCCCGCCGCCGACGGCAAGCCCAGGTTCGTGCTCGAGGTGCGGCCCAAGCAGAACACCGTCGTCGTCGGCCCCAAAGAGGCGCTCGCCGTCGGGCTCATCGCCGGCTCGCGGTTCTCGTGGGCCGGGGCCGACCCCGAGGCATCCGGTCTCATCGCCTCGCCCGGCGATGAGTTCGCGTGCGAGGTGCAGATTCGCGCTCACGCCGACCCCGTGCCCGCCGTCGCGCACATCGGTGCGCACGACGAGACGGGCGAGCCCGAGTTGGTCGTCGTGCCTGACGCGCCCCTTGACGGCGTCGCCCCCGGACAGACCGCCGTCGTCTACGTCGGCACGCGCGTGCTGGGCCAGTGCACGATCGACCGCACGGTGTCAGCGGTTCCCGTCGGGGTCTGA
- the ligA gene encoding NAD-dependent DNA ligase LigA, with protein MSDIRDLPTDFDAAHRESETLRERIEQARLAYYGDGDSTLSDAEYDADFHRLQALEAAFPELVGQDSPTQQVGAAIVSAGFPEHEHAERMLSLDNVFSIDEFREWATKTAAAAGRPVRWLSELKIDGLAISLAYRDGVLETATTRGDGRVGEDITENVDFIPVIPRTLSGEGFPPFFEVRGEIFLKTVDFEALNDRQHALQAAYETEELAKGRAADAIKTKYPEFANARNTAAGSLRQRRENKSDAELALMRERLGRLSLYLHGIGAWAGVDETGPEVRNQSEIYGLLAGWGLPVSPHSRVFETVDEVADYIVERGEHRHSVEHEIDGIVVKVDELGLHDELGATSRAPRWAIAYKYPPEEVHTKLLDIVVGVGRTGRATPYAVMEPVKVAGSTVRQATLHNQQVVKAKGVLIGDTVVLRKAGDVIPEILGAVEQLRDGSEIEWHMPEFCPECGTTLRAMKEGDVDLRCPNARSCPAQVRGRVEHIGSRGGLDIEALGEVTAAALTQPLIPVIPPLATEARLFDLELDELVPIEVVVRDAETGELKLDEATGAPVRRAPFQKFGPKSYPPGTEDLDPAERRRRGIRKDYQEVLPSGAATTLLAELEKAKTKPLWRLLVSLNIRHVGPVAARALADWFGSLDAIRAASRDELAEVDGVGGIIADSLLDWFDVDWHREIVERWTAAGVQWAIPGHPGPGAAAEAGGVLAGLTVVATGSLEGYSREGAQEAIIAAGGKAASSVSKKTDFVAAGPGAGSKLTKAEELGIRVLDAAQFKLLVTEGPAALDA; from the coding sequence GTGAGCGACATCCGCGACCTCCCGACCGACTTCGACGCAGCCCACCGCGAGTCCGAGACGCTGCGCGAGCGCATCGAGCAGGCGCGGCTCGCGTACTACGGCGATGGTGACTCGACGCTCTCCGACGCAGAGTACGACGCCGACTTCCACCGGCTCCAAGCGCTCGAAGCGGCGTTCCCCGAGCTCGTCGGGCAAGACAGCCCGACCCAGCAGGTCGGTGCCGCGATCGTGTCGGCGGGGTTCCCCGAGCACGAGCATGCCGAGCGCATGCTGAGCCTCGACAACGTCTTCTCGATCGACGAGTTCCGCGAGTGGGCGACGAAGACCGCCGCGGCGGCGGGCAGGCCCGTGCGCTGGCTCTCCGAGCTCAAGATCGACGGGCTCGCGATCAGCCTCGCCTACCGCGACGGCGTGCTCGAGACGGCGACCACGCGCGGCGACGGGCGCGTCGGCGAAGACATCACCGAGAACGTCGACTTCATCCCAGTCATCCCGCGCACCCTGTCGGGCGAGGGGTTCCCGCCGTTCTTCGAGGTGCGCGGCGAGATCTTCCTGAAGACCGTCGACTTCGAGGCGCTCAACGACCGCCAGCACGCGCTGCAGGCGGCCTACGAGACCGAAGAACTCGCCAAGGGCCGAGCGGCCGACGCGATCAAGACGAAGTACCCCGAGTTCGCGAACGCGCGCAACACGGCAGCCGGCAGCCTGCGGCAGCGACGCGAGAACAAGTCCGACGCCGAACTCGCCCTCATGCGCGAACGGCTCGGGAGGCTCTCGCTCTACCTCCACGGCATCGGCGCGTGGGCCGGTGTCGACGAGACCGGGCCCGAGGTGCGCAACCAGTCCGAGATCTACGGCTTGCTCGCCGGGTGGGGGTTGCCCGTCTCACCGCACTCGCGCGTGTTCGAGACGGTCGACGAGGTCGCCGACTACATCGTCGAGCGCGGCGAGCACCGCCACTCGGTCGAGCACGAGATCGACGGCATCGTCGTCAAGGTCGACGAACTCGGACTGCACGACGAGCTCGGTGCCACGAGCCGAGCACCGCGCTGGGCGATCGCCTACAAGTACCCGCCCGAAGAGGTGCACACGAAGCTCCTCGACATCGTCGTCGGCGTGGGTCGCACCGGCCGGGCCACGCCCTACGCCGTCATGGAGCCCGTCAAGGTCGCAGGCTCGACCGTGCGGCAGGCGACGCTCCACAACCAGCAGGTCGTGAAGGCGAAGGGCGTGCTCATCGGCGACACCGTCGTGCTCCGCAAAGCGGGCGATGTCATCCCCGAGATCCTCGGCGCCGTCGAGCAGCTGCGCGACGGCAGCGAGATCGAGTGGCACATGCCCGAGTTCTGCCCCGAGTGCGGCACCACGCTCCGAGCGATGAAAGAGGGCGACGTCGACCTCCGTTGCCCCAACGCGAGGTCGTGCCCGGCCCAGGTGCGCGGGCGCGTCGAGCACATCGGGTCGCGCGGCGGCCTCGACATCGAAGCCCTCGGCGAAGTCACGGCCGCGGCGCTCACGCAGCCGCTCATCCCCGTGATCCCGCCGCTCGCGACCGAGGCGCGGCTGTTCGACCTCGAACTCGACGAGCTCGTCCCCATCGAGGTCGTCGTGCGCGACGCCGAGACGGGCGAGTTGAAACTCGACGAAGCGACGGGTGCGCCCGTACGGCGAGCGCCGTTCCAGAAGTTCGGGCCGAAGTCGTACCCGCCGGGCACCGAAGACCTCGACCCGGCGGAGCGTCGTCGCCGCGGCATCCGGAAGGACTACCAAGAGGTCCTGCCCTCGGGCGCCGCCACGACCCTTCTCGCCGAACTCGAGAAGGCGAAGACCAAGCCGCTGTGGCGACTCCTCGTCTCGCTCAACATCCGGCATGTCGGCCCGGTCGCGGCGCGCGCGCTCGCCGACTGGTTCGGGTCGCTCGACGCGATCCGTGCCGCGAGCCGCGACGAACTCGCCGAGGTCGACGGAGTCGGCGGGATCATCGCCGACTCCCTCCTCGACTGGTTCGACGTCGACTGGCACCGCGAGATCGTCGAGCGGTGGACGGCTGCCGGCGTGCAATGGGCGATCCCGGGGCATCCGGGGCCCGGCGCGGCCGCCGAAGCCGGGGGAGTGCTCGCGGGGCTCACGGTCGTCGCGACCGGCTCGCTCGAAGGATATTCGCGCGAAGGCGCGCAGGAGGCGATCATCGCAGCGGGCGGCAAGGCCGCGTCGAGCGTGTCGAAGAAGACCGACTTCGTCGCCGCGGGGCCCGGCGCCGGGTCGAAGCTCACGAAGGCCGAAGAGCTCGGCATCAGAGTGCTGGATGCCGCGCAGTTCAAGCTGCTCGTGACCGAGGGGCCGGCAGCGCTCGACGCGTAG
- a CDS encoding alkaline phosphatase family protein — protein sequence MAEEESGEEGVEPVDGVQRAKVPPSRRDFLRYGGVAAAGAVAGGAAGAAIGLSVGPPAASPGEPTGLPTLGPTPPADGSPGFAHLVVLMGENRSFDNLLGWLYTPDDPPPSGGAFEGLAYAPHRNSLPDGRSFEAHVYTGATDRVMQSPDPDPGEEFPHVNTQLFGTIEPPANEGVGVGEMASPYNAPGPGASASMSGFARDYAAHLAQTHKREPTDDEIAVIMGGFSPQMLPVLSSLARGFAVYDHWFCAVPSQTFCNRSFFHASMSHGFVTNRYNGDFKKWLDVKPASTIFDRLEAAGLDWRIYFDDLQLISLTGLIHAPALEKYWKTPHFAPMSQFFQDVAAGALPAYTFIEPRMIYDHNDFHPPFGRLEGSDIEGQMVYDDAISDVRAGEALVSSVYEAIRASATEGGSNAFNTMLLITFDEHGGTYDHVPPPAATPPHPDAKPGEMGFSFDRLGCRVPAIAISAYTGAGTVIQDEMHHAAVVSTLTNLHALEPLTARDDGARDLGGAVNLTAPRHPSTWPSPTPQYVPPNPEAGRPHPADAHGDRPLSPPAKGLLGILIAKYGDGGDPEPETYADAYEALQKYGQGLFGVG from the coding sequence ATGGCGGAGGAGGAGTCGGGTGAAGAGGGCGTCGAACCGGTGGATGGCGTGCAGCGCGCGAAGGTTCCGCCGAGCCGCCGCGATTTCCTTCGGTATGGGGGCGTCGCCGCAGCGGGAGCAGTCGCCGGTGGAGCCGCGGGCGCGGCCATCGGCCTGAGCGTCGGCCCGCCCGCGGCCTCGCCGGGCGAGCCGACGGGGCTCCCGACGCTCGGGCCGACGCCGCCCGCCGACGGCTCGCCCGGCTTCGCGCACCTCGTCGTGCTCATGGGCGAGAACCGCTCGTTCGACAACCTGCTCGGCTGGCTCTACACGCCCGACGACCCGCCGCCGTCGGGCGGCGCCTTCGAAGGTCTCGCGTACGCGCCCCACCGCAACTCCCTGCCCGACGGCCGCTCCTTCGAGGCGCATGTCTACACGGGTGCGACCGACCGGGTCATGCAGAGCCCCGACCCCGACCCGGGCGAAGAGTTCCCGCACGTCAACACGCAACTGTTCGGCACGATCGAGCCGCCGGCCAACGAAGGCGTCGGAGTGGGCGAGATGGCGTCCCCCTACAACGCGCCGGGCCCAGGGGCATCCGCCTCGATGTCGGGGTTCGCGCGCGACTACGCCGCCCATCTCGCGCAGACGCACAAACGGGAGCCGACCGACGACGAGATCGCGGTCATCATGGGCGGGTTCTCGCCGCAGATGCTGCCCGTGCTGTCGTCGCTCGCGCGCGGCTTCGCCGTCTACGACCACTGGTTCTGCGCCGTGCCGTCGCAGACGTTCTGCAACCGCTCGTTCTTCCACGCGTCGATGTCGCACGGGTTCGTCACGAACCGCTACAACGGCGACTTCAAGAAGTGGCTCGACGTGAAGCCCGCATCCACGATCTTCGACCGGCTCGAGGCGGCAGGGCTCGACTGGCGCATCTACTTCGACGACCTGCAACTCATTTCGCTCACAGGGCTCATCCACGCGCCCGCACTCGAGAAGTACTGGAAGACCCCGCATTTCGCGCCCATGTCGCAGTTCTTCCAGGATGTCGCGGCAGGCGCCCTGCCGGCGTACACGTTCATCGAGCCGCGCATGATCTACGACCACAACGACTTCCACCCGCCCTTCGGGCGGCTCGAGGGGAGCGACATCGAGGGGCAGATGGTCTACGACGACGCCATCTCCGACGTGCGGGCGGGCGAGGCGCTCGTGTCGAGCGTGTACGAGGCGATTCGCGCGAGCGCGACCGAGGGCGGCTCGAATGCGTTCAACACGATGCTGCTCATCACGTTCGACGAGCACGGCGGTACCTACGACCACGTGCCGCCGCCTGCGGCGACCCCGCCGCATCCCGACGCGAAGCCCGGGGAGATGGGCTTCTCGTTCGACCGGCTCGGCTGTCGGGTGCCCGCGATCGCGATCTCGGCATACACGGGGGCGGGCACGGTGATCCAAGACGAGATGCACCATGCCGCGGTCGTGTCGACGCTCACGAACCTGCACGCGCTCGAGCCGCTCACGGCGCGCGACGACGGCGCGCGAGACCTCGGCGGGGCGGTCAACCTGACCGCTCCGAGACATCCGTCGACCTGGCCGTCGCCGACGCCGCAGTACGTGCCGCCGAACCCCGAGGCCGGACGCCCTCACCCGGCCGACGCGCACGGCGACCGGCCGCTGAGCCCGCCCGCGAAGGGACTCCTCGGCATCCTGATCGCGAAGTACGGTGACGGCGGCGATCCTGAACCCGAGACGTACGCCGACGCGTACGAGGCGTTGCAGAAGTACGGGCAGGGCTTGTTCGGGGTCGGTTGA
- the gatC gene encoding Asp-tRNA(Asn)/Glu-tRNA(Gln) amidotransferase subunit GatC: MSEINAEQVAHLANLARIALTDEEIEHLTAELGQIMQAVEQVSRVATPDVSPTSHPIPLQNVFRDDVVGDNVLTADEALSGAPERDGDRFVVSAILGEEQ; the protein is encoded by the coding sequence ATGTCCGAAATCAATGCGGAGCAGGTCGCGCATCTCGCGAACCTCGCACGCATCGCGCTCACCGACGAAGAGATCGAGCACTTGACGGCCGAACTCGGCCAGATCATGCAGGCGGTCGAGCAGGTGAGCCGCGTCGCCACGCCCGATGTGTCGCCGACGAGCCACCCGATCCCGTTGCAGAACGTGTTCCGCGACGATGTCGTGGGTGACAACGTGCTGACGGCCGACGAGGCGCTTTCGGGCGCCCCCGAGCGCGACGGCGACCGCTTCGTCGTCTCGGCGATCCTGGGAGAAGAGCAGTGA